The Malus domestica chromosome 13, GDT2T_hap1 genome includes a window with the following:
- the LOC103452315 gene encoding uncharacterized protein, which translates to MEELLKNQIFAIHALSGVGSVALGTALTYPLDTIKTLIQVGSGSSKQLTTTQVLKRVGYFSGNSGLYNGFLWLAAGRTLGLGARFGTYEILTAFYKDGREDNYVYVSEALLAGLVSGVVESLISSPFELIKLRAQVTSASRIPNSASLPGKEAVAPLIQRLLRGCSPDMKALNSSVALLSTLTTKHPNMMSALQEYPWMMTGSGKPPSVFNVRKPSEIIYLEGWGALWRGLRPGVVRDSVFGGIFFSTWQSLHRAMLDWKAVGMDPEPRSDDEIGPLSPLAISIAAGISGSVAAAASHCFDTAKSRSECTVLPKYVSMERKLLKWGRPGNRFERVTGIHPSDRNLLFRGLGLRMARSGIASFVMVGSYFLAVDRLV; encoded by the exons ATGGAGGAGTTGTTAAAGAACCAGATATTTGCAATCCATGCACTTTCTGGTGTAGGTTCAGTGGCATTAGGCACAGCTCTTACTTACCCTCTAGATACAATCAAAACCCTTATTCAG GTTGGTTCAGGTTCTAGTAAGCAATTGACAACTACTCAGGTTTTAAAGAGAGTTGGATATTTTTCAGGAAATTCAG GTTTGTACAATGGTTTTCTATGGTTAGCAGCGGGAAGAACTTTGGGGTTGGGAGCTCGTTTTGGAACCTATGAAATTTTGACTGCCTTCTATAAAG ATGGTCGAGAAGATAACTACGTCTACGTCTCTGAGGCCCTCCTGGCGGGACTTGTTTCTGGTGTTGTAGAATCACTGATAAGCTCCCCCTTTGAACTTATAAAACTTCGTGCCCAGGTGACCTCTGCTTCTCGCATTCCAAACTCAGCCTCTCTCCCAGGAAAGGAAGCTGTTGCACCTTTGATTCAAAGATTGCTACGTGGGTGTAGTCCGGACATGAAGGCATTAAATTCTTCTGTTGCCCTTTTATCCACCCTAACAACCAAGCATCCCAATATGATGAGTGCTTTACAAGAGTACCCATGGATGATGACAGGATCTGGGAAGCCACCATCAGTGTTCAATGTCAGGAAACCATCTGAAATCATCTATTTGGAAGGATGGGGTGCATTATGGAGAGGTCTACGGCCAGGAGTTGTTCGGGATTCAGTTTTTGGTGGCATATTCTTTTCTACTTGGCAATCTCTACACCGAGCAATGCTTGACTGGAAGGCAGTGGGGATGGATCCTGAACCCAG GTCGGATGATGAAATCGGTCCACTTTCTCCTTTGGCTATTAGTATTGCGGCCGGAATTTCTGGTTCTGTTGCTGCAGCTGCTTCTCATTGTTTTGACACTGCCAAATCTCGATCAGAATGTACTGTGCTGCCCAAG TATGTCTCAATGGAGAGGAAGCTTCTGAAATGGGGAAGACCAGGGAATAGGTTTGAGAGAGTTACAGGGATCCACCCTTCAGACAGGAATCTCCTGTTCCGTGGCCTTGGGTTACGGATGGCTCGCAGCGGGATCGCATCGTTTGTCATGGTCGGAAGCTATTTCTTGGCTGTGGATCGTCTTGTTTGA
- the LOC103414279 gene encoding uncharacterized protein isoform X1 produces MDLEPGSSRNSKRSERVVDGSGGSKRSERPKVRDGSDDSSHLTRRPEATANEGGRVPTRKLVSISSLSSLASDSSLEDLFQVDTNRTTTSTHASSLPQHHDSSSVGPASTSRASDVTHGSMVPGLSPTESPSIQMMDRCGGGYDPYRIPSSVFSRSKSNKELEWSVASNESLFSIHLGNNSFSRDHILLLGDLVKSGELNKSGELFALNPAPHVPVVEIESDRIEEVRIEEVKIEEVRIEEVRESGVGVADETIKNTARANAEDHSEGRVPAPTGPVKSPTLSRRSDASGTSTRSFAFPMYVYIHFLRTKKRAWPLRCCSNCSRAFCYVTWPSCYCSNCSWAFCYSWNRFQKRVCCVSSTILSDGMTDRMKSSVKVTQFAEEQCLEPEPQRPPPPVLLPPKKVTKSKASYWLCCFSWCKWGCSCRRRRCRCFSCCCCC; encoded by the exons ATGGACTTGGAACCCGGAAGCAGCAGAAATAGTAAGCGTTCGGAAAGAGTTGTTGATGGAAGTGGAGGCAGTAAGCGTTCGGAAAGACCAAAGGTTCGTGATGGGAGTGATGACAGTAGCCATTTAACAAGACGTCCAGAGGCCACTGCTAATGAAGGTGGTCGTGTCCCGACCAGAAAGCTAGTCTCCATATCCTCTTTGTCATCTTTGGCATCAGACTCGTCATTGGAAGATCTCTTCCAAGTGGATACAAACAGAACTACCACTTCAACACATGCTTCTTCTCTCCCTCAACATCATGACTCTAGCTCTGTAGGTCCTGCATCAACGTCCCGAGCTTCTGATGTCACCCATGGGTCCATGGTGCCCGGTTTGTCACCAACAGAATCCCCTTCAATCCAAATGATGGATCGGTGTGGAGGAGGATATGATCCTTACAGGATCCCGTCTTCTGTGTTTTCAAGAAGTAAATCCAACAAAGAATTGGAATGGAGTGTTGCATCAAATGAGTCGCTTTTTAGCATTCATTTAGGAAACAATAGCTTTTCAAGAGACCACATACTTTTGCTCGGTGATTTGGTTAAGTCTGGGGAACTGAACAAATCAGGCGAGTTGTTTGCACTCAATCCGGCCCCTCATGTTCCAGTGGTAGAAATTGAAAGCGATAGGATTGAAGAAGTAAGGATTGAAGAAGTGAAGATTGAAGAAGTGAGGATTGAAGAAGTGAGGGAATCTGGAGTTGGAGTGGCAGATGAGACCATTAAGAACACTGCAAGAGCAAATGCTGAAGATCATAGCGAGGGAAGGGTGCCTGCACCAACTGGACCCGTAAAATCCCCTACCCTCTCTCGCCGTTCTGATGCGAGTGGAACTAGCACACGCTCTTTTGCCTTCCCAATGTACGTCTATATACATTTTCTAAG AACAAAGAAGCGTGCGTGGCCATTGCGCTGCTGTTCTAACTGTAGCCGGGCGTTCTGCTATGTTACATGGCCAAGCTGCTATTGTTCGAACTGCAGCTGGGCGTTCTGCTATTCTTGGAACCGTTTCCAAAAGAGAGTGTGTTGTGTTTCTTCAACCAT ATTGTCAGATGGGATGACAGATAGGATGAAAAGTTCCGTGAAGGTTACACAATTTGCCGAAGAGCAGTGCCTGGAGCCGGAGCCGCAGCGGCCGCCACCACCAGTCCTCTTACCGCCTAAAAAAGTGACCAAATCAAAAGCCTCCTATTGGCTTTGTTGCTTTTCTTGGTGCAAGTGGGGTTGTTCTTGTCGCCGGCGTCGATGTCGATGTTTTTcttgttgttgctgttgttga
- the LOC103414279 gene encoding uncharacterized protein isoform X2, giving the protein MDLEPGSSRNSKRSERVVDGSGGSKRSERPKVRDGSDDSSHLTRRPEATANEGGRVPTRKLVSISSLSSLASDSSLEDLFQVDTNRTTTSTHASSLPQHHDSSSVGPASTSRASDVTHGSMVPGLSPTESPSIQMMDRCGGGYDPYRIPSSVFSRSKSNKELEWSVASNESLFSIHLGNNSFSRDHILLLGDLVKSGELNKSGELFALNPAPHVPVVEIESDRIEEVRIEEVKIEEVRIEEVRESGVGVADETIKNTARANAEDHSEGRVPAPTGPVKSPTLSRRSDASGTSTRSFAFPITKKRAWPLRCCSNCSRAFCYVTWPSCYCSNCSWAFCYSWNRFQKRVCCVSSTILSDGMTDRMKSSVKVTQFAEEQCLEPEPQRPPPPVLLPPKKVTKSKASYWLCCFSWCKWGCSCRRRRCRCFSCCCCC; this is encoded by the exons ATGGACTTGGAACCCGGAAGCAGCAGAAATAGTAAGCGTTCGGAAAGAGTTGTTGATGGAAGTGGAGGCAGTAAGCGTTCGGAAAGACCAAAGGTTCGTGATGGGAGTGATGACAGTAGCCATTTAACAAGACGTCCAGAGGCCACTGCTAATGAAGGTGGTCGTGTCCCGACCAGAAAGCTAGTCTCCATATCCTCTTTGTCATCTTTGGCATCAGACTCGTCATTGGAAGATCTCTTCCAAGTGGATACAAACAGAACTACCACTTCAACACATGCTTCTTCTCTCCCTCAACATCATGACTCTAGCTCTGTAGGTCCTGCATCAACGTCCCGAGCTTCTGATGTCACCCATGGGTCCATGGTGCCCGGTTTGTCACCAACAGAATCCCCTTCAATCCAAATGATGGATCGGTGTGGAGGAGGATATGATCCTTACAGGATCCCGTCTTCTGTGTTTTCAAGAAGTAAATCCAACAAAGAATTGGAATGGAGTGTTGCATCAAATGAGTCGCTTTTTAGCATTCATTTAGGAAACAATAGCTTTTCAAGAGACCACATACTTTTGCTCGGTGATTTGGTTAAGTCTGGGGAACTGAACAAATCAGGCGAGTTGTTTGCACTCAATCCGGCCCCTCATGTTCCAGTGGTAGAAATTGAAAGCGATAGGATTGAAGAAGTAAGGATTGAAGAAGTGAAGATTGAAGAAGTGAGGATTGAAGAAGTGAGGGAATCTGGAGTTGGAGTGGCAGATGAGACCATTAAGAACACTGCAAGAGCAAATGCTGAAGATCATAGCGAGGGAAGGGTGCCTGCACCAACTGGACCCGTAAAATCCCCTACCCTCTCTCGCCGTTCTGATGCGAGTGGAACTAGCACACGCTCTTTTGCCTTCCCAAT AACAAAGAAGCGTGCGTGGCCATTGCGCTGCTGTTCTAACTGTAGCCGGGCGTTCTGCTATGTTACATGGCCAAGCTGCTATTGTTCGAACTGCAGCTGGGCGTTCTGCTATTCTTGGAACCGTTTCCAAAAGAGAGTGTGTTGTGTTTCTTCAACCAT ATTGTCAGATGGGATGACAGATAGGATGAAAAGTTCCGTGAAGGTTACACAATTTGCCGAAGAGCAGTGCCTGGAGCCGGAGCCGCAGCGGCCGCCACCACCAGTCCTCTTACCGCCTAAAAAAGTGACCAAATCAAAAGCCTCCTATTGGCTTTGTTGCTTTTCTTGGTGCAAGTGGGGTTGTTCTTGTCGCCGGCGTCGATGTCGATGTTTTTcttgttgttgctgttgttga
- the LOC103414279 gene encoding uncharacterized protein isoform X3 — MDLEPGSSRNSKRSERVVDGSGGSKRSERPKVRDGSDDSSHLTRRPEATANEGGRVPTRKLVSISSLSSLASDSSLEDLFQVDTNRTTTSTHASSLPQHHDSSSVGPASTSRASDVTHGSMVPGLSPTESPSIQMMDRCGGGYDPYRIPSSVFSRSKSNKELEWSVASNESLFSIHLGNNSFSRDHILLLGDLVKSGELNKSGELFALNPAPHVPVVEIESDRIEEVRIEEVKIEEVRIEEVRESGVGVADETIKNTARANAEDHSEGRVPAPTGPVKSPTLSRRSDASGTSTRSFAFPMYVYIHFLRLSDGMTDRMKSSVKVTQFAEEQCLEPEPQRPPPPVLLPPKKVTKSKASYWLCCFSWCKWGCSCRRRRCRCFSCCCCC; from the exons ATGGACTTGGAACCCGGAAGCAGCAGAAATAGTAAGCGTTCGGAAAGAGTTGTTGATGGAAGTGGAGGCAGTAAGCGTTCGGAAAGACCAAAGGTTCGTGATGGGAGTGATGACAGTAGCCATTTAACAAGACGTCCAGAGGCCACTGCTAATGAAGGTGGTCGTGTCCCGACCAGAAAGCTAGTCTCCATATCCTCTTTGTCATCTTTGGCATCAGACTCGTCATTGGAAGATCTCTTCCAAGTGGATACAAACAGAACTACCACTTCAACACATGCTTCTTCTCTCCCTCAACATCATGACTCTAGCTCTGTAGGTCCTGCATCAACGTCCCGAGCTTCTGATGTCACCCATGGGTCCATGGTGCCCGGTTTGTCACCAACAGAATCCCCTTCAATCCAAATGATGGATCGGTGTGGAGGAGGATATGATCCTTACAGGATCCCGTCTTCTGTGTTTTCAAGAAGTAAATCCAACAAAGAATTGGAATGGAGTGTTGCATCAAATGAGTCGCTTTTTAGCATTCATTTAGGAAACAATAGCTTTTCAAGAGACCACATACTTTTGCTCGGTGATTTGGTTAAGTCTGGGGAACTGAACAAATCAGGCGAGTTGTTTGCACTCAATCCGGCCCCTCATGTTCCAGTGGTAGAAATTGAAAGCGATAGGATTGAAGAAGTAAGGATTGAAGAAGTGAAGATTGAAGAAGTGAGGATTGAAGAAGTGAGGGAATCTGGAGTTGGAGTGGCAGATGAGACCATTAAGAACACTGCAAGAGCAAATGCTGAAGATCATAGCGAGGGAAGGGTGCCTGCACCAACTGGACCCGTAAAATCCCCTACCCTCTCTCGCCGTTCTGATGCGAGTGGAACTAGCACACGCTCTTTTGCCTTCCCAATGTACGTCTATATACATTTTCTAAG ATTGTCAGATGGGATGACAGATAGGATGAAAAGTTCCGTGAAGGTTACACAATTTGCCGAAGAGCAGTGCCTGGAGCCGGAGCCGCAGCGGCCGCCACCACCAGTCCTCTTACCGCCTAAAAAAGTGACCAAATCAAAAGCCTCCTATTGGCTTTGTTGCTTTTCTTGGTGCAAGTGGGGTTGTTCTTGTCGCCGGCGTCGATGTCGATGTTTTTcttgttgttgctgttgttga
- the LOC103414279 gene encoding uncharacterized protein isoform X4, translating into MDLEPGSSRNSKRSERVVDGSGGSKRSERPKVRDGSDDSSHLTRRPEATANEGGRVPTRKLVSISSLSSLASDSSLEDLFQVDTNRTTTSTHASSLPQHHDSSSVGPASTSRASDVTHGSMVPGLSPTESPSIQMMDRCGGGYDPYRIPSSVFSRSKSNKELEWSVASNESLFSIHLGNNSFSRDHILLLGDLVKSGELNKSGELFALNPAPHVPVVEIESDRIEEVRIEEVKIEEVRIEEVRESGVGVADETIKNTARANAEDHSEGRVPAPTGPVKSPTLSRRSDASGTSTRSFAFPILSDGMTDRMKSSVKVTQFAEEQCLEPEPQRPPPPVLLPPKKVTKSKASYWLCCFSWCKWGCSCRRRRCRCFSCCCCC; encoded by the exons ATGGACTTGGAACCCGGAAGCAGCAGAAATAGTAAGCGTTCGGAAAGAGTTGTTGATGGAAGTGGAGGCAGTAAGCGTTCGGAAAGACCAAAGGTTCGTGATGGGAGTGATGACAGTAGCCATTTAACAAGACGTCCAGAGGCCACTGCTAATGAAGGTGGTCGTGTCCCGACCAGAAAGCTAGTCTCCATATCCTCTTTGTCATCTTTGGCATCAGACTCGTCATTGGAAGATCTCTTCCAAGTGGATACAAACAGAACTACCACTTCAACACATGCTTCTTCTCTCCCTCAACATCATGACTCTAGCTCTGTAGGTCCTGCATCAACGTCCCGAGCTTCTGATGTCACCCATGGGTCCATGGTGCCCGGTTTGTCACCAACAGAATCCCCTTCAATCCAAATGATGGATCGGTGTGGAGGAGGATATGATCCTTACAGGATCCCGTCTTCTGTGTTTTCAAGAAGTAAATCCAACAAAGAATTGGAATGGAGTGTTGCATCAAATGAGTCGCTTTTTAGCATTCATTTAGGAAACAATAGCTTTTCAAGAGACCACATACTTTTGCTCGGTGATTTGGTTAAGTCTGGGGAACTGAACAAATCAGGCGAGTTGTTTGCACTCAATCCGGCCCCTCATGTTCCAGTGGTAGAAATTGAAAGCGATAGGATTGAAGAAGTAAGGATTGAAGAAGTGAAGATTGAAGAAGTGAGGATTGAAGAAGTGAGGGAATCTGGAGTTGGAGTGGCAGATGAGACCATTAAGAACACTGCAAGAGCAAATGCTGAAGATCATAGCGAGGGAAGGGTGCCTGCACCAACTGGACCCGTAAAATCCCCTACCCTCTCTCGCCGTTCTGATGCGAGTGGAACTAGCACACGCTCTTTTGCCTTCCCAAT ATTGTCAGATGGGATGACAGATAGGATGAAAAGTTCCGTGAAGGTTACACAATTTGCCGAAGAGCAGTGCCTGGAGCCGGAGCCGCAGCGGCCGCCACCACCAGTCCTCTTACCGCCTAAAAAAGTGACCAAATCAAAAGCCTCCTATTGGCTTTGTTGCTTTTCTTGGTGCAAGTGGGGTTGTTCTTGTCGCCGGCGTCGATGTCGATGTTTTTcttgttgttgctgttgttga
- the LOC103451763 gene encoding magnesium transporter MRS2-5, whose translation MERSQSRTPLLPSDLLESTSSNNTESAQLNAHGVRGLSGIQGLKKRGHGSRSWIKIDPLGNISILELDKATIMRHCSLPGRDLRLLDPLFIYPSTILGRERAIVVSLEQIRCIITADEVILMNSLDGCVVQYKSELCKRLESNKDQSDDLPFEFRALELALELTCMSLDAQVRELQMEIYPVLDELASSINTVNLERVRRLKGHLLALTQRVQKVRDEIEHLMDDDGDMAEMYLTEKKQRSEGYPLSDLCFQTNTSGEETIVSKSAPVSPVRSLSGAHKLQRAFTSFVSSSRNGSLLSSSNFGENIDKLEMLLEAYFVAIDHTLSKLSSLKEYIDDTEDLINFKLGNVQNHLIQFELLLTAATFLATVFAAVTAVFGMNLPSTVFDNPSTFNWVLVFSGVACGFLYFSFLIYFRYKRIFPL comes from the exons ATGGAAAGATCGCAATCTCGAACCCCTTTACTTCCTTCTGATCTTCTAGAATCCACCTCCTCTAACAACACTGAAAGCGCTCAGTTAAATGCACATGGAGTTCGTGGGCTGTCTGGTATTCAGGGACTGAAGAAGAGAGGTCACGGAAGTCGGTCTTGGATAAAGATTGATCCGCTTGGGAATATAAGCATTTTGGAGCTTGACAAGGCTACTATAATGAGACATTGTTCGTTGCCTGGAAGAGATCTCCGACTTTTGGATCCTTTGTTCATATACCCTTCTACAATATTAGGAAGGGAGAGAGCTATTGTTGTTAGTCTTGAACAGATCAGGTGTATAATCACCGCTGATGAGGTTATCCTGATGAATTCCCTGGATGGATGTGTTGTTCAGTACAAGTCTGAATTGTGCAAACGCCTAGAGTCAAACAAAGATCAATCTG ATGACTTGCCTTTCGAGTTTAGAGCATTGGAGCTGGCTCTGGAACTAACCTGCATGTCTCTAGATGCTCAG GTAAGGGAACTGCAAATGGAGATATACCCTGTGCTGGATGAACTAGCATCATCAATAAACACTGTTAATCTGGAGCGTGTGCGTAGACTCAAAGGTCACCTTCTTGCATTGACTCAACGAGTTCAAAAG GTCCGTGACGAAATAGAACATCTCATGGATGATGACGGTGACATGGCTGAGATGTACCTTACTGAGAAGAAACAAAGGTCAGAGGGTTATCCCTTAAGTGACCTTTGTTTTCAAACTAACACATCAGGCGAGGAAACAATTGTTTCAAAATCTGCTCCTGTTTCTCCAGTGAGGTCACTCAGTGGAGCACATAAATTGCAAAGGGCTTTTACAAGTTTTGTGAGTTCAAGCAGGAATGGAAGCTTATTGAGTTCATCTAATTTTGGAGAAAACATTGATAAACTGGAAATGCTGCTTGAAGCGTACTTTGTTGCCATCGACCATACTCTCAGCAAGTTGTCATCG CTGAAAGAATACATAGATGATACCGAAGACTTGATTAACTTTAAACTG GGCAATGTTCAGAACCATCTGATACAGTTTGAGTTGCTCCTTACAGCGGCTACCTTCTTGGCTACTGTTTTTGCCGCTGTTACAGCAGTATTTGGAATGAATTTACCCTCCACTGTTTTCGATAATCCATCTACATTcaattgggttttggttttcagtGGTGTTGCCTGTGGGTTCCTGTACTTCtcttttctgatttattttagGTATAAAAGGATCTTTCCCTTGTAA
- the LOC139187417 gene encoding putative pectinesterase 11, with product MADGVTSTKFFLIALLLYTVTAVTSQVATTNNYASDEAILITVDQSGKGDYWKIQDAIDAVPSNNAENVYIAVKPGTYTEKIWVPADKPFITIAGAGSGETIITWSQGGEIYDTPTFTVLASDFTGRTLTIQNTYGKGARAVALRASGDRAAFYDCSIKSYQDTLLSENGKQYYRNCYIEGAVDFIFGSSAALFQNCHLHSTADEVGFITAHRRDNASENLGFSFVGCKISGLSKTTLGRPWSPYSRVIFALTHMSNVVAPQGWDDWGRSPDELSTVYFGQYRCWGAGADTSQRVKWARELTFQEAAPLMTSGFIGGTYWLRQAPTRFKSISALRSSNVTAAGNN from the coding sequence ATGGCCGACGGTGTTACTTCTACGAAGTTCTTTCTCATTGCTCTTTTACTCTATACTGTCACCGCCGTTACCTCTCAAGTTGCAACCACAAATAATTATGCGTCTGACGAAGCCATTCTCATAACCGTGGACCAGTCCGGCAAAGGAGATTACTGGAAAATACAGGACGCCATTGATGCCGTGCCGTCGAATAATGCGGAGAATGTGTACATTGCAGTTAAACCTGGAACATACACTGAAAAAATTTGGGTGCCTGCAGATAAGCCATTTATTACGATAGCCGGCGCGGGGTCGGGCGAGACGATAATAACATGGAGTCAGGGCGGGGAGATATACGACACTCCAACCTTCACCGTCCTGGCTTCTGATTTTACAGGACGAACCCTCACAATTCAGAACACGTACGGGAAAGGAGCTCGAGCGGTGGCACTTAGGGCTTCCGGAGATAGGGCAGCATTCTACGATTGCAGTATCAAGTCGTATCAAGATACCCTACTTTCCGAAAACGGCAAGCAGTACTACAGAAACTGCTACATCGAAGGAGCCGTCGACTTCATATTCGGAAGCTCAGCCGCCCTTTTCCAGAACTGCCACTTGCACTCGACTGCGGATGAGGTCGGATTCATAACCGCCCACCGGAGGGACAACGCTTCAGAGAACTTGGGCTTCAGTTTCGTGGGGTGCAAGATAAGCGGCTTATCAAAGACAACCCTAGGACGGCCATGGAGCCCCTATTCCAGGGTTATCTTTGCCCTTACGCACATGTCGAATGTCGTTGCGCCGCAAGGTTGGGACGACTGGGGTCGGTCGCCCGACGAACTGAGTACTGTCTACTTCGGACAGTACAGATGTTGGGGAGCGGGAGCCGATACGTCGCAGAGAGTTAAGTGGGCCCGGGAACTTACGTTCCAAGAGGCTGCGCCGCTTATGACGAGTGGCTTCATTGGTGGCACATACTGGTTAAGGCAAGCTCCGACCAGGTTCAAGAGTATAAGTGCACTCCGTTCTTCAAATGTCACGGCTGCTGGAAATAACTAA
- the LOC103414439 gene encoding LEAF RUST 10 DISEASE-RESISTANCEUS RECEPTOR-LIKE PROTEIN KINASE-like 1.5, with the protein MPPSASETLLLIAIFFLLPLDTLSSVIHAGHAIPLTGMCEDACGAIPVKFPFGTGFGCGHPEFIRYIKCSSGTLQFSTGTGIYTISSIDYNSSTIIVTDPLMSTCSSMQNSGSFSLDKSSPFTIGEQNIFVLLGCSTTSPVFDPNEDLCDTGSGTRVCRGLYSCKGVAGIGLPQNAPISTCCVYDSEIVVGSGYALDLPKLQCSSYTSVYEFGDEGDPTKWRFGISLQYNDSYHTNKCKDCETSGGICGFAGLDQSFACICRSGVNTTTNCFGRGYAWSGAVDLDFQVNTIIGGLLLSWALLFICNQQIELQDLL; encoded by the exons ATGCCGCCGTCGGCCTCAGAAACCCTACTTCTCATCGCCATTTTCTTCTTGCTTCCTCTGGACACCCTCTCGTCCGTCATCCACGCAGGCCATGCCATCCCTCTCACTGGTATGTGTGAGGACGCATGCGGTGCAATCCCAGTAAAGTTCCCATTCGGTACCGGATTTGGTTGCGGCCACCCTGAATTTATCAGATACATCAAATGCAGCTCAGGAACACTTCAATTCTCCACCGGAACCGGCATCTACACCATTTCCTCCATAGACTACAACAGCAGCACCATCATTGTCACAGATCCACTCATGTCAACATGTTCCTCCATGCAAAATTCAGGTAGTTTTAGCTTGGACAAGTCCAGTCCTTTCACTATAGGAGAGCAAAACATCTTCGTTTTGCTCGGCTGCTCAACGACATCCCCGGTGTTTGATCCAAACGAAGACTTGTGTGACACTGGATCCGGTACCCGGGTGTGTAGAGGGTTGTACTCTTGCAAGGGGGTTGCCGGCATTGGACTGCCACAGAATGCGCCGATTTCCACCTGTTGTGTTTATGATTCTGAAATCGTGGTTGGCTCAGGTTATGCACTGGATCTTCCAAAGCTCCAGTGCTCTTCTTATACATCAGTTTACGAGTTTGGAGACGAAGGCGATCCGACGAAATGGAGATTTGGGATTTCTTTGCAATATAATGATTCTTACCACACAAATAAATGCAAGGATTGTGAAACCAGTGGAGGGATTTGTGGATTTGCTGGTTTGGATCAGTCATTTGCTTGTATTTGCAGGAGTGGTGTTAACACCACCACAAATTGTTTTGGGCGAG GGTACGCTTGGAGTGGGGCAGTGGATCTGGATTTTCAAGTTAACACCATTATTGGCG GACTTTTGCTCTCGTGGGCCTTGCTATTTATATGTAATCAGCAGATAGAGCTCCAAGACCTGCTGTAG